AACAAGACATTTTGTGCAGGCCTACGCGCCGCCGTGCCCGAGGCGCGTCCCCGCTACAACAACGACGGCAGCCGTCATGACGGGCCGGCCAACCCGGGCTACGGGCGAGGGGCGCGATCGGTCGCTGTAGCGTGACCGCCGTGAACTCGTTTCGGATGTATTCGTCTGTGGCGCTCGCGGCCTGCGCCGCGGCAACCGTTCTCCTGCTCGCTGGATCGGGCACGGCAAACGCGGCCGGCTCGTGCCCAACCGCGGCACCGCAAAATGGTGGAGCGCCCGACTGGACCCTGGCCGGGAACACGGGGAGCGTCGCGGTCACCGGGTCCACCGATACGACGGCCCCGCGGGTGACTGTGACGGCACCGTTTGCCGTGACCCAGACCCAGGTGCATACGCTGCACGCCGGAGATGGGCCCGTAGTGTCGAGCACCGCCAAGGTCTCGGTCTGCTATATGGGCGTCAATGGACGTGACGGGTCGGTGTTCGACAGCAGCTACGAACGCGGCGCCGCCGTTGACTTCCCGCTCACCGGAGTCGTGCCGGGCTTCCAGAAGGCCATCGCGGGACAAAAGGTCGGATCCACGGTCGCCGTCGCGATGGTCCCCGCGGACGGCTACCCGCAAGGTCAGCCCAGCGCCGGGATCCGGCCGGGCGACACGCTGGTTTTCGCGATCAAGATCCTCAGCGCATCGGGCTAGCCGGCCCGCCAAATACCCTGCGCCGCCGATTAATTACCCAACGGCGCGAACATCAGCGCGGGATCGATGCCGAGTTGCTGCGCGACGTGGGCGGTGTCCCAATACTCCCGCCAATGGGTGATCGCACCGTCGCGAACCTCGAAAATCGCTGTGACATAGAACGTGACGGTCACGCCATTCATCGAGTTCACGTCGACTCGCTCGACGATGACGGTGTCGCCGTCCGACACGATCGTGCGGATCTCACTGCCCTCGACCATGCCGGTTGACAGCGTGTTGTGCTTCTCGAGTTCCGCGCGCGCCGCGTTACGCCCCCGGACGACCGGAGACAGCGGAACGTGGAGTTGCCACGCGAAGTCGTCGGCCATGAGCGCGGTCATCGCGTCGATGTCCATGCTCTCGCCGTAAGCAGCATGTATAAAATCGACCACGATCTTCTCGTTGTCATTCTTGGTTGCAACACTTTTCGTCATCTCATCGTCCTTTAGGGGGGATTGCAGTTCGCTATTGGTCGAACTGTAGATGGCCGCGCCCGTCGGCGTTCCCGCTTCGCGCGATTCGCGAAGGTATACGAAGCGCTTAACGCGCCGACTCGTCGCCGTCCCGTAACGCGCCGCTGCGGGCTACGCTGCGGTGAGTACCTATCGATGAAGGCGCTCGCCTGGCATCGACTGCCAGAAAGGACAGATCCTTTGGCGGAGATCTTCAACAGGACCGTTTCCCGCCGCGCATTCGTGCGTGGTGTTGGTTTGTCGGTGCCCGTCGTCGGTATCGTTGCGTTCGCCGCACCGCAGGCGCTGGCGTCGCCTCCGGGCTGCGACGATCCGTCCGGAATGGTCGACAATTGCGCGGTCCAACTGCCGGAAGAGTTCACTTCGACCAGTTTCAGCACGACGGCCATAGCCGGTGGGACAAACTACTCGATTCTGTTCAGCACGAAGATCTCGTCCGGGCCGCTGGTGCCGAAGGGCGCCACTGGGTACAGGATTCGCAGCACCAGCGTGGCGGGCCAAAAGCAGGATGGCACCCCGTTCTCCCTCAAGCCGGCGATCGGTGAGGCAGGACCGCGGGTCCTCGGCGCCCGCTCCGCCTCTTCTTTGGGGTTTAGCCTGGATGTGGTGTGGAGCGGGGGTCAGTTGGTGCGGAGCTTCGATTACACCTACGACGTCGCTTTCCTGAACGGTCTCACCGAGATCCAGACGTGCACGTACATGACGACGATGACGCTCGCCGACAACGGCCTGACGCTGGGCGGCGTCGGCTCGGTCACGTTCTCCCCGCCGAGGCTCACCGTCTGCGCCGGCTGAGCGGGGCGCTGGCCGCGGGCCGGGGCGCGTTCAGACCTGGTTGAATCCGCCGTCGGCGGTCAGCGTGGACCCGGTGGTGAAGCTGGACAGATCGCTCGCCAAAAAGACTGCGGCATTGGCGATCTCGACGGGATCGGCGAAGCGGCCCAACGGGATGGTGGCGATGCGGCCGGCGCGGAACTCGTCGATCGAGGCGTCTGGGTCGGTTTGCGCGGCCAGCGTATCGCTTCCCGGCGTGGCGGTGGAGCCGGCGACGATGACGTTGACCCGGATGTTGCGGCCGGCAAGCTCGTTGGCCCAGGCGCGGGCCAGCGACCGGACGGCGGCCTTGGTGGCGGCGTAGATGCTCAGTCCGGCGCGGCCGCGGTCGGCGGTGGTGGAGCCCGTCAGGATGACGGAGGCGCCGTCGTTGAGCAGCGGCAGCGCCTTCTGGACGGTGTACACGACCCCCTTGACGTTGGTGGTCAGCAGTGCGTCGAGGTCATCGTCGGTAATCTCCCCCAGCGGCGCCACCCTGGTCGACCCGGCGTTGGCCATGACGATGTCGAGGCCCTGACCGGCGGACGCGACTCGCGCGTAGAGCCGATCCAGGTCCTTCGGCGTCCCGACGTCGCCGGCCACGGCGATTGCCCTCGACCCCAATTCCCTTGCCGCGGTGTCCAGTTCGGCTTGACGACGGCCGGTGATGAACACCCGTTCGGCGCCTTCGGCGAGGAAGCGCTCGGCGATGGCCAGCCCGATCCCGGAATTGGCGCCGGTGATGACCGCGGTCTTGTGGTCGAGTAGTCCCATTCAGTTCTCCTGATATCGGCGAGGCGTCGGTGGGCCAAGCGCTCGAGTTCTTTTGGGAGTCATGTCATTCGGGGTTCTTGGCTCGCTGCCAGAGCAAGCGGCCGTGGCGCGGTCTTCCCTTGATGACGACGGGCTCGGCGGGGCTCAGTTCCAGGCGCCCGTCGCCGGCCTTGGCGGCGCGGTATTGCGTCCCGCCGACCCAGTTCGGCAAGAGGCTGACGTCGACGTGGTGCGCGATCACCCCGTTGTCGAGCACGCTGTACGGTCCGGCGTATGCCAGATATCCCTTAGCCGCCGCGACCAATTCGCTGGCGTCGGCTATCTGGAGGTCACCACGCGTGAACGGCGCGCGGTCCGCGCGCATGATCTGGGCGGACATGTATCCGTCGGCGGTGTACATGATGATGCCGCGGGCGTCGGGACCCAACGGGTAGCGCGGGTTCGAGCCGTCCGGATCAGAGCTTTGGTAAGACTCCAACGCCCAAGCCCCGACGAGGTATTCGCGAAGCTCCTGCGGTGTCAGCGTGGTCATCGGTGGCGCACCTCCGGATTCGATGTCTGAATGCGTCAGCCGCATCGCCGACACCTCGATAATGCCTCTCATCCCACGCGCTGAGGCCATCGCCCCTGCGTGATCATGGCTCAGCGCGCGCAACGGCGGCCTCGGCCGACCCCCGCTTCCGTCTGACTCGTATTGTCTGCAGCATGATCGCCGCTTTGATCGTGTCGTCCTGGTCAGTGCCCAGACGCTTCCAAGCACCCGGCGATTCCGCACGCTAGGCCCGGTACAGCCGCGTGGCAGCCCTGATACTTGCCCTTGCGGGCCTGGCGTTCCTCGATTCGCTCAACGTGCTCAACGTGGGTGTTGTCTCGGCGGTCATCTTCGACAGTCGACTCGGCCGCCGCTCCCCCATCCCGGGCGCCTTGAGCTTCGTCGCGGGCGTGTTTGCCGTGACGACCACCTTCGGCCTGTGCACGGTGCTGGGCATCAGCTTCATCACCCAGGCACTCGATTTCCACATCACGCCGGCCATCCGGTTTCGTGGCGAACTGCTCCTGGGAATCGTGCTGATCGGCTTGGCGTATTTCCCGCTGACCGCGCAATCGTCGGCTCCCGGCTGGGCGATGGCGGCCATGCGCAAACGCCCGTGGCTACTCGGATTCCTCGGGCTGGCGGTGGGAAGCGGACAAGCGCCGACGGCGGTGCCCTACCTCACCGGCCTGGCCATGCTGGCCGCCCTGCATCCGCGGCCACCGCTGTGGCCGCTGATCATCATCGCCTACTGCGCCATCGCGATAACGCCGCCGCTGGCGATCCTGGCGCTGTCGATGCGACGAACGGTGCGGGCCATGCGCATTCAGCGGGGACTGGTACGCGTGCTCACCCGCTACGGTCCGATGTCGGTGCGGCTGTTGTTTCTCGTTTTCGGAGTCGGCCTCATCGCCGACGCGTTCGTCAATCACAGCGCCCTCTGGTGAGTGCAGTCCTTTCTCACGTTCTGCATAGCGAGCTGGATTACCTTGTCGCGTGTGACTGATCGTCAAGCGCGCGCAATGTCGTTCGGATCGATCGCCGAGGACTACGACAGCCTGCGGCCGCAGGCGCCGCAGCAGGCGGTGGACTGGTTGATGCCGTCTGGGTGTGAGGTGGCCGTCGACCTGGGCGCGGGCACGGGCCTGTTCACTCGCACACTCGTCGGCAGGGCGGCGCACGTCATCGCCGTCGAGCCCGACGCCCGGATGCGCGCTGTCCTGGCCGACCGGTCCCCCGGCGTCCGCGTCCTGGAGGGCAGCGGTGAGTCGATCCCACTCCCCGACCGTGCCGCGGATGCGGTGTTCGTCTCGGCGGCGTGGCACTGGATGGACCCCGAGCGGGCGGTTCCGGAAATCGGGCGGGTGCTTCGCGACGGCGGACGGTTCGGGCTCATTTGGACCAGCCGAGATCGCGACGTGGACTGGATCCGCGACCTCGACCTGTTGCCCGGCGACGATGCGACCGAGGCGGATGCTCCCGCCCGGTTCCGCCGGCTCCACGAAGACGTCGCGCTGCCCGATCCGCAGATCTTTCACCACGTTGCCCGCGAGGCGTTCAGGTTCGTGCGCACGATGCGGGTCGACGACGTCGTCGCGATGCTGGGCACCTACAGCAGGATCATCACCGCATCTCCCGATGACCGCGAACGCCGGCTCGCCAATGCCCGCGCCGCGCTGCGCGAGCGCTTCGGAGCGGCGGACGCGATCGACGTCCCCATGCAGTCCCGCTGCTGGCGCGCCGACCGGATGGCCCGCGGCTCTTAGGCCTGGGGTCCCTCCGAGGGTGGCCAGGGTGTCCCGGGTGACGCCTCGCCGGGGCTTTCGTAATCGCCGCGAGACAGCGGCACCCACCGCTCGCTGGGTGCGGGCTGCTTCGACGAGGGAAAGTCGCGCAGACGGCCCGTCGGCTTGGCGTCCCACTTGGCGAACGTCAACGGCGTCTGCAGCCAGCAGTGCAAGAGGTTGTAGGCGGCTTCCAGCGAATCGATGTGGGTGCGTTCCCAGCCGTGGCTGCCGTCGAGCCCGAAGCCGACGAGTGCCGCGCGGGTGTTCGCGCCCGCCTCGATCGCCGCGGCGGCATCGGAGCGGTAGTAGCGAAAGATGTCGCGGGCGAACGGGATTCCCTGCTCCTGGGCGAGCCGGCAGAGCTTCCGGGTCAGGTGGTAGTCGAACGGCCCGTGCATGTCGGCCATGGGGATCGTCACGCCGTCCTCGAGCGAGTGCTGCCCGGGTGCGCACACCGCGTTGTCCACCGACACCAACTCGGCGACATCGGCGGGCAGCCCGTGGCTCGCCCCGTGGCCGACCTCCTCGGTGATGGTGACCAGGATCGTGGTGCGGTGCGGCAGCACCACCTTGTTCTCGGAGAAGTTCTTGGCCAGTGCCAGTGCGATCGCTACACCCGCCTTTCCGTCCAGATGACGGGAGACGATGAAGCCGTCGGCGGTGAGTTCGGGGCTGGTGATCAACGCCACGAAATCACCGACCTGCAGGCCGAGCCGAACCAGGTCGTCGCGCGTCGACACCCTGCGGTCGATGCGAACCTCGACGTGTTCCCAGTCGGTGGGTTGGGTGTCGATCTCGTCGCCGAACGCATGACCGCTGGACTTGAGCGGCATGACCGTGCCGGTGATGAACTCGTCGGGGTCGTCGATGAAGATGCGAACGCGCGCCCCCGCGGCGAACCGGGCCGAGAAGGTGCCGACCGGGACCAGTTCCAGGCGGCCATTGTCCTTGAGGTTGCGGATCATGCAGCCGATGGTGTCCGAGTGAACCACCAGCGCCCGGTCGGTGGTCGCCGACTCCCCCGGCAGTTCCGCGGTCAGTGCCCCGCGCCGGGTCAGCGTAAATGGCACGCCGAAGTCGTCGAGGATGTCGCCGATCACCTGCATCACCGCGTCCGTGCGCCCCGACGGACTCGGGGTCTGCAGCAGCGCGAGCAACGTGTCGATCATCCACGTGCGGTCGGCCTCGGCCATGGCCGCGGTCTGGCCCACCTGGTCTCCTCTCGAGTCGTCGGGAATCGCGTACAACCTACCGTGTGGCCCACCCCGATCGTCCGGCCCGGGCTAATCCGAGCTAGGAAGCGGTTTCCATCTTCGCGATCAAATCGGCCAGGGCGAGAATGCGCTGGGCGTCGCGCACGTGCAGGCTCTCGATCATCCGGCCGTCGACCGTGATGACGCTGGTGCCCGCGGCCTGCGCCTCCTCGTAGGCCGACACGACCTTGCGGGCGTCGTCCAGCTCCCTCTGCGACGGGCCGAACAGCTCGTTCGCCGGCGCGATCTGGGACGGGTGGATCAGGGTCTTGCCGTCGAATCCCATTTCGCGGCCGTGCTGGGCCTCGGCCCGGAAGCCGCCCTCATCGGTGATGTCGTTGAACACGCCATCCAAGATGACCTTTCCGGCCGCCCTCGCGCCCAGCAGGGCCATGCCTAGCGCGGGGACGACGGGCGCGCGGCCGGGGACGTGCAGGCCGTGCAGCTCGTTGACGAGGTCGTTGGTGCCGACCACCAGTCCGGCCAGCCGATCGCTGGCCGACGCGACCTCCTCGGCCCGCAGAAATGCTCGCGGCGTTTCGATCATCACCCACAGCTGCAACGACTTCGGCGCCCCCAGCGTGTCGAGCGCGCCGGCCAGCGCCTGAACTTGTTGGCCCGTCTCGACTTTCGGCACCAGCACCCCGTCGGCGGCCGATCCGGCCACCGCGGCCAAATCGTCGCCGTGCCATTCGGTGTCCAACCCGTTGATGCGCACCACGACCTCACGCGGCCGGTAGCTCTCCGACGAGATGGCCTCGCACACCGTCGCGCGCGATTCGGCCTTCGCGTCCGGACCGACGGCGTCTTCGAGGTCGAAGATCAGTACGTCCGCGGGTAGCGATTTACCCTTTTCCAGCGCTCGGGGCTTGTTGCCGGGCAGGTACAGGGCGGATCGGCGTGGGCGCAGGGTCGGTGCCATCAGGCGATTCACTTCCTGTCGTCGAGTCGTGCGGGAAACGGGGTCACCCGCATGTGGCGCGTGGTGACCGCGGCATAGCAGAAAGTACTCTTCGGTAGCGGTGGTCTAGTCGCGGGTGGCGGCCGCCCCGAGGGCCCGATCGGCCGGCGCGGCGGCCGAATCTTGGAAGGGGAAAGCGGATGTCATCGATTGATTCGGCGCGGAGCGAGGGCGATAGCTGGGACCTGGCCTCCAGCGTGGGGGCGACCGCGACGATGGTGGCGGCCTCCCGGGCGCTTGCTTCCCGCGAGCCGGAGCCGCTACTCGACGATCGGTTCGCCGAGCCGCTGGTGCGGGCGGTCGGGCATCCTTTCTTCGTCCGGATGTTGGACGGCCAAATCCCGCTCGACACCGATGACTCGCCGATGACACTGCAACAGCGGCGCGAGCAGATGACGGTGCGGACCAGGTTCTTCGACGATTTCTTGCGCGCGGCGACGGCGGCCGGCGCACGCCAAGCCGTCATC
The sequence above is drawn from the Mycobacterium marseillense genome and encodes:
- a CDS encoding lipocalin-like domain-containing protein gives rise to the protein MTTLTPQELREYLVGAWALESYQSSDPDGSNPRYPLGPDARGIIMYTADGYMSAQIMRADRAPFTRGDLQIADASELVAAAKGYLAYAGPYSVLDNGVIAHHVDVSLLPNWVGGTQYRAAKAGDGRLELSPAEPVVIKGRPRHGRLLWQRAKNPE
- a CDS encoding osmoprotectant NAGGN system M42 family peptidase translates to MGQTAAMAEADRTWMIDTLLALLQTPSPSGRTDAVMQVIGDILDDFGVPFTLTRRGALTAELPGESATTDRALVVHSDTIGCMIRNLKDNGRLELVPVGTFSARFAAGARVRIFIDDPDEFITGTVMPLKSSGHAFGDEIDTQPTDWEHVEVRIDRRVSTRDDLVRLGLQVGDFVALITSPELTADGFIVSRHLDGKAGVAIALALAKNFSENKVVLPHRTTILVTITEEVGHGASHGLPADVAELVSVDNAVCAPGQHSLEDGVTIPMADMHGPFDYHLTRKLCRLAQEQGIPFARDIFRYYRSDAAAAIEAGANTRAALVGFGLDGSHGWERTHIDSLEAAYNLLHCWLQTPLTFAKWDAKPTGRLRDFPSSKQPAPSERWVPLSRGDYESPGEASPGTPWPPSEGPQA
- a CDS encoding SDR family NAD(P)-dependent oxidoreductase translates to MGLLDHKTAVITGANSGIGLAIAERFLAEGAERVFITGRRQAELDTAARELGSRAIAVAGDVGTPKDLDRLYARVASAGQGLDIVMANAGSTRVAPLGEITDDDLDALLTTNVKGVVYTVQKALPLLNDGASVILTGSTTADRGRAGLSIYAATKAAVRSLARAWANELAGRNIRVNVIVAGSTATPGSDTLAAQTDPDASIDEFRAGRIATIPLGRFADPVEIANAAVFLASDLSSFTTGSTLTADGGFNQV
- a CDS encoding GAP family protein; this translates as MAALILALAGLAFLDSLNVLNVGVVSAVIFDSRLGRRSPIPGALSFVAGVFAVTTTFGLCTVLGISFITQALDFHITPAIRFRGELLLGIVLIGLAYFPLTAQSSAPGWAMAAMRKRPWLLGFLGLAVGSGQAPTAVPYLTGLAMLAALHPRPPLWPLIIIAYCAIAITPPLAILALSMRRTVRAMRIQRGLVRVLTRYGPMSVRLLFLVFGVGLIADAFVNHSALW
- a CDS encoding HpcH/HpaI aldolase/citrate lyase family protein, whose product is MAPTLRPRRSALYLPGNKPRALEKGKSLPADVLIFDLEDAVGPDAKAESRATVCEAISSESYRPREVVVRINGLDTEWHGDDLAAVAGSAADGVLVPKVETGQQVQALAGALDTLGAPKSLQLWVMIETPRAFLRAEEVASASDRLAGLVVGTNDLVNELHGLHVPGRAPVVPALGMALLGARAAGKVILDGVFNDITDEGGFRAEAQHGREMGFDGKTLIHPSQIAPANELFGPSQRELDDARKVVSAYEEAQAAGTSVITVDGRMIESLHVRDAQRILALADLIAKMETAS
- a CDS encoding FKBP-type peptidyl-prolyl cis-trans isomerase, whose amino-acid sequence is MYSSVALAACAAATVLLLAGSGTANAAGSCPTAAPQNGGAPDWTLAGNTGSVAVTGSTDTTAPRVTVTAPFAVTQTQVHTLHAGDGPVVSSTAKVSVCYMGVNGRDGSVFDSSYERGAAVDFPLTGVVPGFQKAIAGQKVGSTVAVAMVPADGYPQGQPSAGIRPGDTLVFAIKILSASG
- a CDS encoding class I SAM-dependent methyltransferase — translated: MTDRQARAMSFGSIAEDYDSLRPQAPQQAVDWLMPSGCEVAVDLGAGTGLFTRTLVGRAAHVIAVEPDARMRAVLADRSPGVRVLEGSGESIPLPDRAADAVFVSAAWHWMDPERAVPEIGRVLRDGGRFGLIWTSRDRDVDWIRDLDLLPGDDATEADAPARFRRLHEDVALPDPQIFHHVAREAFRFVRTMRVDDVVAMLGTYSRIITASPDDRERRLANARAALRERFGAADAIDVPMQSRCWRADRMARGS
- a CDS encoding limonene-1,2-epoxide hydrolase family protein — its product is MTKSVATKNDNEKIVVDFIHAAYGESMDIDAMTALMADDFAWQLHVPLSPVVRGRNAARAELEKHNTLSTGMVEGSEIRTIVSDGDTVIVERVDVNSMNGVTVTFYVTAIFEVRDGAITHWREYWDTAHVAQQLGIDPALMFAPLGN